Within the Pseudomonas orientalis genome, the region GAACTGTAAAAATTGGCCTCAGTTGGCGATGGCGCGCCGGCGGATGCGCCAGGCCATGACCAGCCACACCACGGTGACACCGGCGAATTTCGACGCCAGCGCTGTGCCCGCCACGGCAGGGGTCAGCGCGCCGATCAGGCCGAAAAAGATAAAGGTATCCAGGGGAATGCTCAGCGCCGAACTTATCCACAGGCGGTCGTGCAGCGGACGCCGGGTGATACTGAACACCAGCCAGTCGATGCATTCGGACACCGCGAACGCCGTGGCGCTGGCCAGGGCGATGGACGGGTCGGAGGTGATATACGACAGCACCAGCGCCGCCAGCATGGCAATGATCGCGCCGTGGCCGAAGCGGGTTTGCACCATGTCGCGCAGAATGAAGACCAGGCCACCCCAGGCGGACCAGATCACGTCCAGGTGCGGGGCGGTGGAAAAGGCGAAGTTGATCAGCACGACGCTGCTGATGTAGGCGATCAGAAAGAGCATGGGGACGGACCTGTGGGTAATGCCGCACAGAGTACACAATTACAGGGAGGTAGTCTGGGAGGGCCTCATCGGGGGCAAGCCCCCTCCCACATTTTTGAACTGTGAACACATTCAAGTGTGGGAGGGGGCTTGCCCCCGATGGCGGTCTATCAGGCGCCGGATTTACCAGAAACCATAAACACTAACCCACTCGCCACCGCCCGCTCATGACACAACCCCAACACCAGCCGGCGTTCGGCATTGTCCATGCGGCTCCAACGCGTAATCTCATCCACGTTGCGCTGGCAACCGGTGCAGATATCGTCCTCGTCCAACGCGCAAATGCTCACGCAAGGCGAGGCAACAGGCCGTTCAACCGCACTCATTGTTCCTGCTCGACCAGATCACGCGCATACCGCTGCGCGTTATGCACATAGTGCGCGGCGCTGGCTTCGAGCATGCGTTTCTGCGCTTCGGTCAGCTCACGTACCACCTTGCCGGGCGACCCCATCACCAGGGAGCCATCGGGAATTTCCTTGCCTTCGCCGATCAGCGAATTGGCGCCGATGATGCAGTGCTTGCCAATCTTCGCGCCATTGAGGATCACTGCGTTGATGCCGATCAGGCTGTAATCATCGACGGTGCAGCCGTGCAGCATGGCGTTATGGCCGATGGTCACGCCCGTGCCGAGGGTCAGCGGGTAGCCCATGTCGGTGTGCATCACGCTGCCGTCCTGCACGTTGCTGTTCTTGCCGATCAGGATCAGTTCGTTGTCGCCACGCAATACCGCGTTGAACCAGACGTTGGCGCCCTCCTCCAGCTTGACCTTGCCCACCAGCGTGGCATTGGGTGCTATCCAACTGTTGGGATGCGTCTCGACGCGGGCATCGCCCAGGCGGTATTTCATGGTTGTTCCTCACGGCTCGCCATTCAAACGATGGCTCAGATATTGATGAAGCTCTTGGGTGGCTGATGCAGGCTGATCTTGGCGTCGTCGTAGAGCAGGTTGATCAGCTCGACGATCATGATTGCCGTCAGGCCCCAGATCTTGTATTCGCCGAACCTGTAGCTTGGCACATACCAACTGCGACCCTGATAGTCGATGCGGTGGGTGTGCTCGCGTGGGTCCTGGCGGAAAAAGTCCAGGGGCACGCTGAAGACAGCGGCAATTTCGGCGTCGTTGGCCAGGTACTCGACGTAATCAGGGACCACGCCCACATAGGGCGTGACACGGATACCGTGCAGGGAGATCAACGGGCTCAATGGGCCAATGACCTCGACCAGCCCCGGCGGCAGGCCGATTTCTTCTTCGGCTTCGCGCAGAGCGGTAAAGATGAGGTCCGGGTCTTCGGGGTCACGGCGCCCGCCGGGGAAGGCCACTTCGCCGCCATGGGTCGACAGGCCACTGGCGCGCAGGGTCAGGATCAGCTCGGGTTCGTCACTGCGGGTAATCGGCACCAGCACCGCGGCCTCGGGGAAACGCCCGTCGGTCTCCAGGGTATGGGGGGTGTGGTTGCTTACCCGGCGAAGTAGCTCGTCCAGCATGAGTCATCTCGGTCTGTTGGCTACCTTGCATCATGCACCAAAGCGCGCAGGCGCCCAACCCCAAAACCACCGGGGTGTCGCGAAACGACAACTTGCAGGAACGCCTGGCACCAAGCCAAGATGTGCCCACTCTCCAGGAACCCCAGCATGAACTTCTGCAGCCAGTGCGGCAAACCGGTCACCCAACGCATTCCCGAAGGCGACGCGCGCCTGCGCTATGTGTGCGACCACTGTTCGACCATTCATTACCAGAATCCCAATATCGTCGCCGGTACCGTGCCGGTATGGGGCGACAAAGTGCTGCTGTGCCGTCGCGCCATCGAGCCGCGCCTGGGTTACTGGACCCTGCCCGCAGGCTTCATGGAAAACGGCGAAACCGTGGAACAGGCCGCCATGCGCGAGACCCTGGAAGAAGCTTGCGCCCGCGTGCGCGACCTGAGCCTCTACACCTTGATCAACGTGCCGCACATCAATCAGGTGCATATTTTCTATCGCGCCGAGCTGGCCGACCTGGACTTTGCCGCAGGCATCGAAAGCCTGGAGGTGAAGCTGTTCGCCGAGGCCGATATCCCTTGGTCCGAGCTGGCTTTCCGCACGGTCGGGCGTACCTTAGAATGCTTCTTCGCTGACCGTGCGCAACAGCTGTTCCCGGTGCGCAGCGAGTCCGTGCCGCCCCAGTCCAAGCCCGCCCAATAACAAGCCGGCCACTCGTCGCCAAAGGGAAATCGTTTCAATGCGTTGGTTGCTTGCTCTGATCTGCCTGTCATTCGCTGCCCTGTCCCCGGCCTCCACGGTGCAAACCCTCGGCGGCAAACCGGTCGAAAAGGTCCTGGTGCTCAAATCCGCCCACCAGTTGCAGTTGATCAACGACGGCAAACCGCTCAAGACCTATCGCATTTCCCTGGGGAAAAATCCGAAAGGCCACAAACTGATCGAGGGCGACCGCCGCACGCCCGAAGGCTTCTACTGGATCGACTGGCGCAAGACCAGCGACCGTTTCAACCTGGCCATGCACATCTCCTACCCCAATATCAGCGACGCCGCCCGCGCGCGCCGCGAAGGCGTGAAACCGGGCAGCATGATC harbors:
- a CDS encoding VUT family protein, yielding MLFLIAYISSVVLINFAFSTAPHLDVIWSAWGGLVFILRDMVQTRFGHGAIIAMLAALVLSYITSDPSIALASATAFAVSECIDWLVFSITRRPLHDRLWISSALSIPLDTFIFFGLIGALTPAVAGTALASKFAGVTVVWLVMAWRIRRRAIAN
- a CDS encoding DUF1289 domain-containing protein yields the protein MSAVERPVASPCVSICALDEDDICTGCQRNVDEITRWSRMDNAERRLVLGLCHERAVASGLVFMVSGKSGA
- a CDS encoding gamma carbonic anhydrase family protein gives rise to the protein MKYRLGDARVETHPNSWIAPNATLVGKVKLEEGANVWFNAVLRGDNELILIGKNSNVQDGSVMHTDMGYPLTLGTGVTIGHNAMLHGCTVDDYSLIGINAVILNGAKIGKHCIIGANSLIGEGKEIPDGSLVMGSPGKVVRELTEAQKRMLEASAAHYVHNAQRYARDLVEQEQ
- a CDS encoding CoA pyrophosphatase, with protein sequence MLDELLRRVSNHTPHTLETDGRFPEAAVLVPITRSDEPELILTLRASGLSTHGGEVAFPGGRRDPEDPDLIFTALREAEEEIGLPPGLVEVIGPLSPLISLHGIRVTPYVGVVPDYVEYLANDAEIAAVFSVPLDFFRQDPREHTHRIDYQGRSWYVPSYRFGEYKIWGLTAIMIVELINLLYDDAKISLHQPPKSFINI
- a CDS encoding NUDIX hydrolase, which translates into the protein MNFCSQCGKPVTQRIPEGDARLRYVCDHCSTIHYQNPNIVAGTVPVWGDKVLLCRRAIEPRLGYWTLPAGFMENGETVEQAAMRETLEEACARVRDLSLYTLINVPHINQVHIFYRAELADLDFAAGIESLEVKLFAEADIPWSELAFRTVGRTLECFFADRAQQLFPVRSESVPPQSKPAQ
- a CDS encoding L,D-transpeptidase family protein yields the protein MRWLLALICLSFAALSPASTVQTLGGKPVEKVLVLKSAHQLQLINDGKPLKTYRISLGKNPKGHKLIEGDRRTPEGFYWIDWRKTSDRFNLAMHISYPNISDAARARREGVKPGSMIMIHGTPDTEDYPEQWFHTLDWTDGCIGMRNVDMREVWSLVKDGTLIEIRP